A single genomic interval of Terriglobus albidus harbors:
- a CDS encoding TonB-dependent receptor, with amino-acid sequence MKMFLRSLLLLVALSVVTAVGRAQQTGFTGKVTDAQGAAISGATVDVLRVGGAVFHATTNAEGVYLVPSLVAADYEITASASGFTPVKKPVTLLVGQLVTLDLQLPVSSTTTSIVVEAESLAIDTTSSVVAGNVTPQEVQGVPINGRNYMSLATLVPGIKINAVTSDVPVGSASESGKFMITMDGLQVSQDTAGAAFGQPRFSQDAISQFQIITNRFDATLGRSAGVYVNSQSKSGSNSYHGGAFGYFRNDSLNAPDPVAKKVLPFSDQQFGGTMGGPIKKDKLWFFGSYEGERKPDTATTTNLVTNAAFSHPNTLRVNEYLGRGDYQINATNRIFVRGDGFTYKSDYLGVSGNADPSRAYQGTRTSYGFVADWNSNLTPNLVNDLHGGYHHFGWQNLPYTQSMEIIFSNITVGGPYNYPQIFAQNNQDYRDDLFWLKGKHSVKFGAEYIYTGHGGYFQQNVRGRINPCSASITAAQYNSMFPNGASDASSWNYTAINSVCGGASTFIKGFGDFTVDVPRSIYGFWFQDDWKILPRLTLNLGVRYDNDFGAFTGGPKLSNGLLVPQGNDNNNFAPRIGFAWDPMGNGKTNIRGGAGLYFADISANQIIDQQIFNGVSTIQASVSGTAASPINFSDPFKGGNPAANPAAYSQAVQPLAKDAKVPYALQLSFGVQRELPWRTVLNMDFVHTRAYDDWIRLNGNFLVDPTNAQRNLNPNSTLASSTTRVCGNGSVSLDTISSYSSTTRQVCNQSFTSVSQFFTPGGAGSIYDGLQMGIKHSTTAGFTGALAYTWARTKNSTEGPFYYPNKPFASGIKDEWGNGTDDQRHSLTLNGEYKWKYGLSLSSLFRFGSGLAFATATGTASPNGGTPTYNRTVAAGTTPIQAGTTCAVAPCLAVYAPISKFSYDASYGSWVMARNAFRGRAYERIDSRLQEAFPIGEKIKGIVAVEVFNLFNHFNPYSYNTNANSSAYGTPTAAGGSGYLEFAPRQLQFIGRISF; translated from the coding sequence ATGAAGATGTTCCTTCGCTCCCTGCTTCTCCTTGTTGCACTCTCCGTGGTCACCGCAGTCGGCCGTGCCCAGCAAACCGGCTTCACTGGAAAGGTCACCGATGCGCAAGGCGCGGCCATCTCCGGCGCTACGGTCGATGTCCTCCGTGTCGGAGGTGCCGTGTTTCACGCCACAACCAACGCAGAGGGCGTCTACCTTGTGCCATCGCTGGTAGCCGCCGACTACGAGATCACGGCCTCCGCTTCCGGCTTTACGCCGGTCAAGAAGCCGGTGACACTGCTTGTCGGTCAGCTTGTGACCCTGGACCTGCAGCTTCCCGTCTCCTCAACCACGACCTCGATCGTTGTTGAAGCCGAGTCGCTCGCCATCGATACCACCTCCTCCGTCGTAGCCGGGAACGTCACGCCGCAGGAAGTTCAGGGCGTGCCGATCAATGGCCGCAACTACATGTCGCTGGCGACGCTGGTTCCGGGCATCAAGATCAACGCCGTCACCTCGGACGTCCCCGTCGGCTCCGCATCGGAATCGGGCAAGTTCATGATCACCATGGACGGGTTGCAGGTCTCGCAGGATACCGCCGGCGCCGCCTTTGGCCAGCCGCGCTTCTCGCAGGACGCGATCTCACAGTTCCAGATCATCACCAATCGCTTCGACGCAACACTGGGCCGTTCGGCCGGTGTCTACGTCAACTCGCAGTCGAAGTCCGGATCGAACTCCTACCATGGCGGAGCGTTCGGGTACTTCCGCAATGACTCCCTGAATGCTCCTGACCCCGTCGCCAAGAAGGTGCTGCCCTTCAGCGACCAGCAGTTCGGCGGAACCATGGGCGGTCCCATCAAGAAAGACAAGCTCTGGTTCTTCGGCTCCTACGAGGGCGAGCGCAAGCCGGATACCGCAACCACCACCAACCTGGTAACGAACGCTGCCTTCTCGCATCCGAACACACTGCGCGTGAATGAGTACCTGGGTCGCGGCGACTACCAGATCAATGCGACCAACCGCATCTTTGTGCGCGGTGACGGCTTCACCTACAAGAGCGACTACCTCGGTGTGAGCGGCAACGCCGATCCGTCGCGCGCCTACCAGGGCACTCGTACCAGCTACGGCTTCGTCGCCGACTGGAACTCGAATCTCACCCCCAACCTGGTGAACGATCTTCATGGCGGATATCACCACTTCGGCTGGCAGAACCTGCCCTACACGCAGTCGATGGAGATCATCTTCTCCAACATCACCGTCGGCGGTCCCTATAACTATCCGCAGATCTTTGCGCAGAACAATCAGGACTACCGCGACGACCTTTTCTGGCTGAAGGGCAAGCACTCGGTCAAGTTCGGCGCGGAGTATATCTACACCGGTCACGGCGGCTACTTCCAGCAGAACGTGCGCGGCCGCATCAACCCCTGCAGCGCCTCCATCACGGCAGCCCAGTACAACTCCATGTTCCCCAATGGCGCTTCCGACGCGTCGAGCTGGAACTACACCGCAATCAACTCGGTCTGCGGCGGCGCTTCGACCTTCATCAAGGGCTTCGGTGACTTCACCGTCGATGTCCCGCGCTCCATCTACGGCTTCTGGTTCCAGGATGACTGGAAGATTCTTCCGCGCCTGACCCTGAACCTCGGTGTCCGCTACGACAACGACTTCGGCGCCTTCACCGGCGGACCGAAGCTCAGCAATGGCCTGCTGGTGCCGCAGGGCAACGACAACAACAACTTCGCTCCGCGCATCGGCTTTGCCTGGGATCCCATGGGCAACGGCAAGACCAATATCCGCGGCGGCGCGGGTCTCTACTTCGCCGATATCTCCGCGAACCAGATCATCGATCAGCAGATCTTCAACGGTGTCTCCACCATCCAGGCTTCGGTCAGCGGTACGGCGGCGAGTCCGATCAACTTCTCCGATCCGTTCAAGGGTGGCAACCCGGCGGCCAATCCTGCAGCGTACTCGCAGGCAGTGCAGCCGCTGGCCAAGGATGCCAAGGTGCCGTATGCGCTGCAGCTCTCCTTCGGCGTACAGCGTGAGCTGCCCTGGAGGACCGTCCTCAACATGGACTTTGTCCATACCCGTGCGTACGACGACTGGATCCGCCTCAACGGCAACTTCCTCGTCGATCCGACGAATGCACAGCGCAACCTGAACCCGAACTCGACGCTCGCCTCCAGCACGACCCGTGTCTGCGGCAATGGCTCGGTCTCGCTTGACACTATCTCCAGCTACAGCAGCACCACCCGCCAGGTCTGCAACCAGTCGTTCACCTCGGTCTCGCAGTTCTTCACACCCGGCGGAGCAGGTTCCATCTATGACGGGCTGCAGATGGGCATCAAGCACTCCACGACGGCCGGTTTCACCGGAGCTCTCGCGTATACCTGGGCGCGCACCAAGAACTCTACCGAAGGCCCCTTCTACTATCCCAACAAGCCCTTCGCCTCCGGCATCAAGGACGAGTGGGGTAACGGCACCGATGACCAACGCCACTCGCTCACGCTGAATGGCGAGTACAAGTGGAAGTACGGTCTCTCCCTCTCCTCGCTCTTCCGCTTCGGTTCGGGTCTGGCCTTCGCGACCGCAACCGGAACGGCATCGCCGAACGGCGGCACTCCGACCTACAACCGCACCGTCGCTGCCGGTACAACACCGATCCAGGCCGGCACTACCTGCGCTGTCGCGCCCTGCCTCGCGGTATATGCCCCAATCTCGAAGTTCTCCTACGACGCAAGCTACGGCTCCTGGGTGATGGCCCGTAATGCCTTCCGCGGCCGTGCCTACGAACGTATCGACAGCCGCCTGCAGGAGGCCTTCCCCATCGGCGAAAAGATCAAGGGGATCGTCGCCGTGGAGGTCTTCAACCTCTTCAACCACTTCAACCCCTACAGCTACAACACCAACGCAAACTCCTCGGCTTATGGCACGCCTACGGCGGCCGGCGGCAGCGGTTACCTCGAGTTCGCTCCACGTCAGCTTCAGTTCATCGGCCGCATTAGCTTCTAA
- a CDS encoding LysR family transcriptional regulator: MDFRIRQLQCFLTLAEVLNYGKTARSLYISQPTLTFQIKGLEHALGVKLFERTRQHVRLTEAGAAFREYAKSILDTVDSARDCLQSLDSRLRLTIACGPVGQFVLLPNVIRMLADEYPTFELEVCEMTTEQQMAALPEGKVDALLMMPALPIEGIHFDPLRQEKMMAAVSSESQLARQNAISVQVFRSTPIIASRLKDCRFHQPALHSMLAPFGITPKFTESPQSCSVQFAYAAAGEGIALTTEGIRTCVVPGVTMLPIEEELPPVTLGLAFLESNLSPAMKIFRKVVLMSSRRLAATARTPRLAPVVVKEFASRREMAV, from the coding sequence TTGGACTTTCGTATCCGGCAGTTGCAGTGTTTTCTCACCCTGGCCGAAGTGTTGAACTACGGTAAGACCGCACGTTCGCTCTACATCAGCCAGCCGACGCTGACCTTCCAGATCAAGGGTCTGGAGCACGCACTCGGCGTGAAGCTGTTCGAGCGGACACGGCAACACGTGCGCCTGACCGAGGCCGGTGCGGCCTTCCGCGAATACGCCAAATCGATTCTGGACACGGTCGACTCTGCCCGCGACTGCCTGCAGTCTCTGGACTCGCGCCTGCGGCTGACCATCGCCTGCGGGCCAGTCGGACAGTTCGTTCTGTTGCCGAATGTGATCCGCATGCTCGCAGATGAATATCCGACGTTTGAGCTCGAGGTCTGTGAGATGACCACCGAGCAGCAGATGGCCGCCCTGCCGGAAGGCAAAGTCGACGCCCTGCTGATGATGCCGGCGCTGCCGATTGAAGGCATCCATTTTGACCCGCTACGGCAAGAGAAGATGATGGCTGCGGTCAGCTCCGAGAGCCAGTTGGCTCGGCAGAATGCGATCAGCGTCCAGGTCTTCCGCTCGACACCAATCATCGCCTCGCGACTGAAAGATTGCCGCTTCCATCAGCCTGCGCTGCACAGCATGCTGGCCCCGTTTGGCATCACACCGAAGTTCACGGAGAGTCCGCAGTCCTGTTCGGTGCAGTTCGCTTATGCGGCCGCAGGCGAAGGCATCGCCCTTACGACCGAAGGCATCCGCACCTGCGTGGTGCCTGGAGTGACGATGCTTCCGATCGAGGAAGAACTTCCTCCGGTGACCCTCGGACTCGCATTCCTGGAGAGCAATCTGTCGCCGGCAATGAAAATCTTCCGCAAGGTGGTCCTGATGTCCAGCCGCAGACTGGCTGCCACAGCGCGCACGCCACGCCTGGCTCCCGTGGTGGTGAAAGAGTTCGCTTCACGGCGGGAGATGGCGGTCTAG
- a CDS encoding choice-of-anchor D domain-containing protein: MLWTVMAGLWAESSWTLKQFIRTTLSFLSLALVASVGQAQTSVSIHDIMTSLPSSPYLGKSVSTSGIVVGVMSTGGFYISEPSGSWDSQVSTAEGLPVFYAAGANPTCAVVGNTVTVVGTVTNTTAVTAANTPGTGITPTSCTVTATNGTMTQSISVSSVLTSFGDALKYTGMTTSATFYAVSPTGGTLDESTETVTSNGQFWATLSSNTSTNNHLFRSTGIAGDEYVPSGAPSTVPTWSGNPQRILIDTTTFGGTAVDITVGQSITCTTGSSIKVGATAGIGLIDYTLGYARLLIFPTSVCTVNGSVATTTSATADSTHFQVGTLDLNRFYSTTGATTGSVAISSSAYTRRLTKAALAIVNSLGTPDILSVQEVQDQTTLDDLASAVNTLGSTSYKGYLVQSSDSNSLNLGFLVNSSRIDVDSVTQMGGSATYSGGTLFERPPLMLKAEVHRVGKTYPVTVINVHLTSRDNIGDSSLGADVRARRAAQAYYVSQLVQTEQTAGENVLVNGNFNATEFNDGYVDVLGIINGSPAAATAVTLYQATATTGALQNFTGSVTTLQRYNSITRGQTEAVEHILASSTVTASTTAQNSLASYMTSVVQPHFTADFAAVNTNSSTTPAGLTPHDGQVVSFLIPAVPTSAAVSASSLNFGDVYVGGSKALSVTVQNTSGFTSTVNVTNIAISGTNASDYTQTSNCSALSDQQTCTITVTFAPTATGTRTGTLTITNDSTNEPSLTVALTGNGLPTTATLSPSSAAYGNVILNTTSAAQTFTWTNTSAIALKVSAATVTSGWTVVTNNCGTVAAAASCTILVAFTPTTLGTQTGTLTVTSNSSVNGTLTASLSGRGVADVEASPTSLSFGNVDIGYSSAAQTVTITNYTNAIIALTSITITGDYAYTSTCGSTLAGLASCTLSVTFTPTATGTRTGTITVNTNDTKVPVITVPLTGNGVDFSIALNPTSGSVVAGLSLSSTATLTPIGGFNNSITLSSSTTAGGTTVSFANSTLTLSSATTDAVTIATTSQYAVIGYTGYGRWMSIFGVAGGLLLWCARRRVKGMARAGALCGLALCVLLPLGGCSSKLPSKNSDPTYPGTYTVTVTATDGTLTRSAAYTMTVTAK; this comes from the coding sequence TTGCTCTGGACCGTCATGGCGGGGCTATGGGCTGAATCGAGTTGGACTTTGAAACAGTTCATCCGCACTACTTTGTCTTTCCTCTCTCTGGCCCTGGTGGCCTCCGTTGGCCAGGCCCAGACTTCGGTTTCAATCCACGACATCATGACCAGCCTTCCCAGCTCGCCATATCTGGGCAAGAGCGTCTCCACCTCTGGCATCGTGGTCGGTGTCATGAGCACCGGCGGGTTTTATATCTCCGAACCCAGCGGTAGTTGGGACAGCCAGGTCTCCACCGCGGAAGGCCTGCCGGTTTTCTATGCCGCCGGCGCGAACCCCACGTGCGCTGTGGTGGGAAATACCGTAACCGTTGTTGGAACAGTGACTAACACGACTGCCGTTACCGCGGCCAATACGCCAGGCACTGGTATTACACCCACCTCTTGCACGGTGACGGCAACCAACGGCACCATGACGCAGTCGATCTCGGTAAGCAGCGTCCTTACCAGTTTCGGCGATGCGCTGAAGTACACCGGCATGACAACCTCGGCCACGTTCTATGCGGTCTCACCGACGGGCGGAACACTGGATGAGTCCACAGAAACAGTCACCTCGAATGGGCAGTTCTGGGCGACACTCAGCTCCAACACCTCGACCAATAACCATCTCTTCCGCTCTACCGGTATTGCGGGCGATGAGTATGTTCCCTCCGGCGCTCCCAGTACGGTGCCGACGTGGAGTGGCAACCCGCAACGCATCCTGATCGACACCACGACCTTCGGCGGAACGGCAGTCGACATCACCGTCGGCCAGTCGATCACCTGCACCACGGGTTCAAGTATCAAAGTGGGCGCAACCGCCGGCATCGGCCTGATCGACTACACGCTTGGCTATGCTCGCCTTTTGATCTTCCCCACCAGCGTCTGCACCGTCAATGGAAGTGTTGCGACCACCACTTCGGCAACCGCCGACTCCACACACTTCCAGGTAGGGACGCTGGACCTGAATCGCTTCTACTCCACCACGGGAGCGACAACCGGCTCGGTTGCCATCTCATCGAGCGCCTATACGCGCCGCCTTACCAAGGCAGCGTTGGCCATCGTCAACTCCCTCGGTACGCCGGACATTTTGAGTGTGCAGGAGGTGCAGGACCAGACGACCCTCGATGACCTCGCCTCCGCCGTCAACACGCTGGGAAGCACCAGCTACAAGGGCTACCTGGTGCAGAGCAGCGACAGTAACAGCCTGAACCTGGGCTTCCTGGTCAACAGCTCGCGTATCGACGTGGACTCCGTGACCCAGATGGGAGGCAGCGCCACCTACAGCGGCGGAACACTGTTTGAGCGGCCTCCACTGATGTTGAAGGCGGAGGTACATCGCGTCGGCAAGACGTATCCGGTCACCGTGATCAACGTGCATCTGACCAGCCGCGACAACATCGGCGACAGCAGCCTGGGGGCGGATGTGCGCGCCCGTCGTGCAGCACAAGCCTATTACGTCAGCCAACTGGTACAGACGGAGCAGACTGCCGGCGAGAACGTCCTTGTGAACGGCAACTTCAATGCCACCGAGTTCAACGACGGCTACGTCGACGTGCTGGGCATCATCAACGGCTCGCCCGCGGCTGCCACCGCGGTCACTCTGTACCAGGCGACTGCAACCACCGGAGCATTGCAGAACTTCACCGGCAGCGTGACCACACTGCAGCGCTACAACTCCATCACGCGCGGCCAGACAGAAGCAGTCGAGCACATTCTGGCTTCTTCCACGGTGACCGCATCCACCACGGCGCAGAACTCACTGGCCAGCTACATGACCAGCGTGGTGCAGCCGCACTTTACCGCCGACTTTGCTGCGGTAAATACAAACAGCTCCACCACGCCCGCCGGCCTTACTCCACACGATGGCCAGGTGGTCAGCTTCCTGATTCCCGCCGTTCCTACCTCGGCGGCTGTCTCTGCCTCCTCACTGAACTTCGGCGATGTGTACGTTGGCGGTTCGAAGGCGCTCTCGGTGACAGTACAAAACACCTCGGGCTTCACCTCGACGGTGAACGTTACCAACATTGCCATCAGCGGCACGAACGCAAGCGACTACACGCAGACTTCAAACTGCAGCGCGTTGAGCGATCAACAGACCTGCACCATCACCGTTACCTTTGCGCCGACGGCGACCGGCACCCGCACCGGAACGCTGACGATTACGAACGACTCCACCAACGAGCCTTCACTCACGGTCGCACTGACCGGCAATGGCCTGCCGACGACGGCAACGCTCTCGCCTTCCAGCGCCGCCTACGGCAACGTAATCCTCAACACGACTTCCGCCGCCCAGACCTTCACCTGGACCAATACCAGCGCGATTGCGCTGAAGGTAAGCGCAGCGACGGTCACCAGCGGATGGACGGTGGTCACCAATAACTGCGGCACCGTCGCCGCAGCGGCAAGCTGCACCATCCTGGTTGCCTTTACACCGACCACACTCGGAACCCAAACAGGCACGTTGACGGTGACTTCGAACAGCAGCGTGAACGGAACCCTGACGGCCTCACTCAGCGGCCGTGGCGTTGCCGATGTGGAGGCCTCGCCCACCTCGTTGAGCTTCGGCAACGTGGACATTGGTTACAGCTCGGCGGCGCAGACAGTCACCATCACCAACTACACCAATGCGATCATCGCCCTGACCTCCATCACCATCACCGGGGACTACGCTTACACCAGCACTTGCGGCAGCACGCTGGCCGGTCTGGCAAGCTGCACCCTGAGCGTGACCTTCACTCCCACGGCCACCGGAACACGAACCGGAACGATAACGGTTAACACCAACGACACCAAGGTGCCGGTCATCACTGTTCCCCTCACAGGCAACGGCGTGGACTTCTCCATCGCATTGAACCCAACCTCCGGCAGCGTGGTTGCCGGGCTGTCTCTCAGCTCGACGGCTACTCTTACGCCCATCGGCGGCTTCAACAACTCGATCACACTTAGCTCCTCCACCACTGCGGGAGGAACGACCGTAAGCTTCGCCAACAGCACTCTGACACTCTCGTCTGCGACGACCGATGCCGTGACCATCGCCACCACGTCGCAATACGCCGTGATTGGCTACACAGGCTACGGACGGTGGATGTCGATCTTCGGTGTCGCGGGAGGCCTGCTGCTGTGGTGTGCCCGTCGCCGCGTAAAAGGCATGGCACGCGCCGGAGCTCTCTGCGGTCTTGCCTTGTGCGTACTTCTGCCGCTGGGTGGATGCAGCAGCAAGCTGCCTTCCAAGAACAGCGATCCGACCTACCCAGGAACCTACACCGTGACTGTGACGGCCACCGACGGCACCTTGACGAGGTCGGCTGCCTACACCATGACAGTGACAGCTAAATAA
- the cysD gene encoding sulfate adenylyltransferase subunit CysD, with product MSTLLPTDAASSVAELLTPRKMDHLRALEAESIFILREAVAEFARPVMLYSIGKDSSVMLRLAQKAFYPGKIPFPLLHIDTSYKFPEMITFRDNYAKEIGADLIVHRNEKAIADGANPHDLGTQNCCGLLKTRALLDGLEAGGFDAAFGGARRDEEKSRAKERVYSFRDGNGQWDPKNQRPELWQIYNSRLKKGESIRVFPLSNWTELDIWLYLYAEQIPIVPLYFAREREAVIRAGQITLTYPETRLLPGEKIETVMCRMRSLGCMPCTGAIRSEADTLEKIIAELISFRRSERENRAIDHDEEGSMETKKREGYF from the coding sequence ATGAGTACCCTTCTTCCCACTGACGCTGCATCGTCCGTCGCCGAGCTCCTGACGCCGCGCAAGATGGACCATCTGCGCGCGTTGGAGGCCGAAAGCATCTTCATTCTGCGCGAGGCCGTCGCCGAGTTCGCCCGGCCGGTCATGCTGTATTCCATCGGCAAAGACTCAAGCGTTATGCTGCGGCTGGCGCAGAAGGCCTTTTACCCCGGCAAGATTCCCTTCCCTCTGCTGCACATCGATACGAGCTACAAGTTCCCGGAGATGATCACCTTCCGCGACAACTACGCGAAGGAGATCGGCGCCGACCTGATCGTGCACCGCAATGAGAAGGCCATCGCCGATGGTGCGAATCCGCACGACCTGGGAACGCAGAACTGCTGCGGGCTGCTGAAAACGCGTGCTCTGCTCGACGGTCTGGAGGCCGGCGGCTTCGATGCAGCCTTCGGCGGAGCGCGACGCGACGAAGAGAAGAGCCGCGCCAAGGAGCGCGTCTATAGCTTCCGAGACGGCAACGGACAGTGGGACCCGAAGAATCAGCGTCCAGAGCTCTGGCAGATCTATAACTCGCGCCTGAAAAAGGGCGAGAGCATCCGCGTCTTCCCGCTCTCGAACTGGACCGAGCTCGACATCTGGCTCTATCTCTACGCCGAACAGATTCCAATCGTGCCGCTCTACTTTGCGCGTGAGCGTGAGGCGGTCATCCGCGCCGGGCAAATCACACTGACCTATCCCGAGACCCGCCTGCTGCCTGGGGAAAAGATTGAGACAGTGATGTGCCGCATGCGCTCGCTGGGCTGCATGCCCTGCACCGGTGCGATCCGCAGCGAAGCTGACACCCTTGAAAAGATCATCGCGGAGCTGATCAGCTTCCGCCGCTCGGAGCGCGAGAACCGCGCTATCGACCACGACGAAGAGGGCTCCATGGAGACCAAGAAGCGGGAGGGCTACTTCTAA
- the cysN gene encoding sulfate adenylyltransferase subunit CysN has protein sequence MATASASTDFRAFLDSHLDRDLLRFTTAGSVDDGKSTLIGRLLHDTKSVYEDQLASVAKSRVNRAGNGRVDLSLLTDGLRAEREQGITIDVAYRYFATSKRKFIIADTPGHEQYTRNMATGASTADVAIVLVDGSKGILPQSRRHSFIASLLGIPHVVAAVNKMDLVGYDEARFRAIEADFRALAKRLGLRSVQIIPVSALEGDNVVTSSANMTWYSGPTLLDYLETVPLRVHVADQPLRFPVQLVVRPDRTFRGFAGQVASGIVRAGQHVVALPSGRRTQVKRIVTWDGDLKAAGPGESVTLELTDEIDVSRGEMLISPDAHSNSVPTVSTAFGAKVVWMHEEPLEAGKTYLLKQTSRVVRAEVKRIAYRVDVNSLEHLDATELKMNDIAEVEFETNLPLFFDAYRENRVTGAAILIDPLSNATVGALMIDRAVSTATRDRLPALLAAAHIDLAERLRELLAAAGHRAVVLHGFTPDEVPVAVRALQLAGVLAIVAGLVEGATVLNATDDAGLITALAEMGVTV, from the coding sequence ATGGCCACCGCATCGGCAAGCACCGACTTCCGCGCATTCCTCGACTCGCATCTCGACCGCGATCTGCTGCGCTTTACCACCGCCGGCTCCGTCGATGACGGCAAGAGCACACTCATCGGCCGCCTGCTGCACGATACCAAGAGCGTCTACGAGGATCAGCTCGCCTCCGTCGCGAAGAGCCGCGTCAATCGCGCCGGCAATGGGCGTGTTGATCTCTCGCTGCTGACCGACGGTCTGCGAGCAGAGCGCGAGCAGGGCATCACCATCGATGTGGCCTACCGTTACTTCGCCACCTCGAAGCGCAAATTCATCATTGCCGACACACCGGGCCACGAGCAGTACACGCGCAACATGGCCACCGGTGCATCGACGGCTGATGTTGCCATCGTGCTCGTCGATGGAAGCAAAGGCATCCTTCCGCAGTCGCGGCGTCACAGCTTCATCGCATCGCTGCTGGGCATTCCCCACGTCGTTGCGGCGGTAAACAAGATGGATCTTGTTGGCTACGACGAAGCGAGGTTCCGCGCCATCGAAGCTGACTTCCGTGCCCTGGCAAAACGGCTCGGCCTGCGCAGCGTGCAGATCATCCCCGTCTCGGCGCTGGAGGGCGACAACGTCGTCACCTCCTCAGCCAACATGACGTGGTACAGCGGACCGACGCTGCTCGATTATCTGGAGACTGTGCCGTTGCGCGTGCATGTTGCCGACCAGCCGCTCCGTTTCCCGGTACAGCTCGTTGTTCGTCCTGACCGCACCTTCCGCGGCTTTGCCGGGCAGGTTGCCAGTGGCATTGTCCGCGCAGGTCAGCATGTCGTTGCGCTGCCCAGCGGCCGCCGCACCCAGGTGAAGCGTATCGTGACCTGGGATGGCGATCTGAAGGCTGCCGGACCAGGCGAGAGCGTCACCCTGGAACTGACGGATGAGATCGACGTCAGCCGCGGCGAGATGCTGATCTCGCCCGACGCGCATTCGAACTCCGTTCCCACGGTAAGCACTGCCTTCGGAGCGAAGGTGGTGTGGATGCACGAGGAACCACTCGAGGCGGGCAAAACCTATCTTCTGAAGCAGACCTCACGCGTCGTACGTGCCGAGGTGAAGCGCATCGCCTATCGCGTCGACGTCAACTCGCTGGAGCATCTGGATGCCACCGAGCTGAAGATGAACGACATCGCGGAAGTAGAGTTCGAGACCAACCTGCCGCTCTTCTTCGATGCCTACCGCGAGAACCGCGTGACCGGTGCGGCGATTCTGATCGATCCGCTGTCGAACGCAACTGTCGGCGCGCTGATGATCGACCGCGCCGTGAGTACAGCAACCCGCGACAGGTTACCTGCGCTACTCGCCGCCGCACACATCGACCTGGCCGAGCGCCTGCGGGAGCTGCTGGCCGCCGCCGGGCATCGCGCCGTGGTGCTGCATGGATTTACTCCGGATGAGGTTCCGGTTGCGGTGCGTGCGTTGCAGCTTGCCGGTGTGCTGGCGATTGTTGCCGGGCTCGTAGAAGGCGCTACGGTCCTCAATGCCACTGATGATGCCGGTCTGATCACCGCCCTGGCGGAGATGGGAGTAACCGTATGA
- a CDS encoding phosphoadenylyl-sulfate reductase yields the protein MSVAVPVDYESLNAEQLAGQIFSEYAGVPACFTCSFQTEDMVVLDILRKIQPEIAVIFLETGYHFAETYAYRDQMVAAWNLNLINALPEDTRAEHEAKRGLLHIVNPTECCNLRKVGPLMKSLEPYGVWFTGLRREQSPTRANLKKVEDHRTPNGHELKKISLLADWNWEQVTAYAKAHNIPELPLYAKGYTSIGCEPCTAISSDPNNARAGRWGGKKLECGIHTFSEKQ from the coding sequence ATGAGCGTCGCCGTTCCGGTGGACTACGAATCGTTGAATGCGGAGCAGTTGGCCGGGCAGATCTTCTCCGAGTATGCAGGCGTGCCCGCCTGCTTTACCTGCAGCTTCCAGACCGAGGACATGGTCGTGCTGGACATCCTGCGGAAGATTCAGCCGGAGATCGCGGTCATCTTCCTGGAGACCGGCTATCACTTCGCGGAGACTTACGCCTACCGCGATCAAATGGTCGCGGCGTGGAACCTGAACCTCATCAATGCGCTGCCGGAAGACACACGTGCCGAGCACGAGGCGAAGCGCGGCCTGCTGCACATCGTGAACCCGACCGAGTGCTGCAACCTGCGCAAGGTGGGGCCGCTGATGAAGTCATTGGAGCCCTACGGTGTGTGGTTCACCGGCCTGCGCCGGGAACAGTCGCCGACGCGCGCCAACCTCAAGAAGGTTGAGGATCATCGCACTCCCAACGGCCACGAGCTGAAGAAGATCTCTCTGCTGGCGGACTGGAACTGGGAGCAGGTCACCGCATACGCCAAGGCTCACAACATCCCCGAGCTGCCGTTGTATGCCAAGGGGTATACCTCCATCGGATGCGAGCCTTGCACCGCGATCTCCAGTGATCCCAATAACGCCCGCGCCGGGCGCTGGGGCGGAAAGAAGCTGGAGTGCGGTATTCACACCTTCAGCGAAAAACAATGA